The Macaca nemestrina isolate mMacNem1 chromosome 1, mMacNem.hap1, whole genome shotgun sequence genome contains the following window.
GCTCCTGCACATCGGGGATGTGTGCAACTCGGAACTGGGCAACCCTTACCTGAAGTGTGCACGGGTTTTTGATGATGCCAAGGACAGCTGCATGATGGTCATACCACAAGCCTACCATCTGTGTTACGTGCTCATGCCCTTCAAACTGGCGCTCTGTGGACTTGCCAGCCGTGAGAAAACCAGGGCATGCCAGCAGGGAGGAGCCTATGTGTGGTGGGGCGGGGTGGAAATGTGGGGGTCAGTTGGGAGGACAGGCCCAGGAGGACCACTGGGGGCAACAGAGAGGAATAAGCTTGGTGGGACCAgtattgggggtgggggtgggcagtaGGGAGGGACTGGTGTTGGGAGAGAGGGGTGACAGGGATGTGCTACAAGGTTTTGAGCAAATGTGGAGGCCAATAGGAAAATCGAAAAGAGGCCCTGTGAGAAGAGGTCTCCAGAGGTGGGGGGCAGGCCTGGCTGTGTTCCTCCTTCGGACACTCAGCAGACTCCACTCATCAGTGGTCCAGGTGTTCTGCGTCATCCCTAAGTACATTCAGCCCTTCTTGCGCCAGACCATCGGCACCCGTGAGTGACCCCCTCCTGCCACACGTGGTGCTCCCTAGTGGTCTCCCTCCCTCATCCCAGTGTGGCCATGGCCAGCCCCCAGTGCTCCCAGCCCATAAAGGAGAAcgtaagagaaagaaaggggctCAAGAGATCACCCAGGCCCATATCCATGCTGTACAAATACAGATCAGGAGACTGAGGTCCAGCGAAGGGCCAGTGCCTCACCACAGCCTGCCGTGAGAGCAGGAGCTGGAAACAGAACCAGGGCCTCCTGTCCACACTCAGGTCCATACTCAAGTCATCAAGATCATTCCTTAGGGGCATCTGTTGCATGCCTTCTGTCATGCTGGGAGCTGAGCATGTGGTGGCGATGGCCATATGTGGAGGCTTTGTCGCCTCCTCAGTCCACCTTGACCCAAACACTGGGGGTTCCCAGCTGGTCTGTGAGCTGCACCCCCTAGGTTGTGCCAGGCCCCTCCCCAGGGCCAGCTCCACCCTCTCCTAACTCTCCTTGCCCACGTCTCCCCTGAACCTGCTGGCCCCAGCTGTGATTCAGTTGCTCAACCGGGTgcgtcaggagtttgagttcaaCATGACAGCCACCCACCACTTCTCTGTGGATCTCAATGCCTCTCGGAGTCTGTCCCAGGTAGCCATGGACCTCCGCGAGGCTGTCAGCATGAAGCTGCACCGTGTCCGAGAGGCCCTGGCTCTGATGGGGTTCACCACTCCTCTGCTGCTTGTGCTTCTCTACCTCCAGTGAGGCGCTACCGGGTGgcacgggggggggggggtgtgtgcaGGGCCAGGGCTGCAGGGAGCAGCTCATCCCCATGCCGCCCCAGCAtccagggaggctgaagtggggttGAAGGGGGTATGCCCTGTGGGGTCTGTCCCGGGGTGGTAAAGGGCCTCATATGTGCTCTACCTCCCCTTCCCAGAGCCCTATTTTACCGGTACTGTTACCTGAACTGGGACCATTATGACAATATCTACATCACCAGCCAATTCCTGCGCATGGAGGCTGTGCGCTCTGCGGCAGGGCTGCCCACAGTGCTACCGCTCAGTGCTCACGAGGCCAGGCGCTACATCCCACCGGGTGAGGACCCTGAGGACAGGGAGAGCCCAGCTCAGGGAGGCCAGGGCTTCCCCCCGCCCCGCTGCCCTGCCCCTAAGCCCCTGCACAGGCAGGGCTCAGGATGGGCTTGGGGCGGGGCCAGAAGAAGGAGACCCAGAGCTTAAGGAACTTTCAGGCTGAGGGAAGACACTGCCCAGTCCTTGGTGAGCCCGCAGTCTGAAAGGAGAACATAGACACCCTTGGAGAAAGTAGCCAGAGACAGGAGAGGCAGATGGTGCTTCTGGGAGCACCCTGGACATCAGGATATCAGGGGATGGACACAGAGCGAGGGACGTCAAGTTGGGAGGGCTTCCCCAGGTGGGCGGGAAGTGCTAATATGGAGGGGGAGGACTGCCTGTGAGGTGGGGAGACAGGTAAGGGGATGAGGGATGCCCTAGGAGGGAGGGCTCCTGAGACTGGAATGGACcacagggccaggtggagatgaTAGGCAGGCCCCTCCCCTCTAGCCATGGAGCCCCCTcccctgaagagtgttttccatccTTGCCGGAGTCCTCACagcttttcttttccatattccCGATGAGCAGACAGGCCCAAGCCTGATCAGGGGCAGGAGGCCTCTCCAAGAACTGGGGTCTGGTGGACGGGAGAACTGGGGAGCATTCTCCTGACCATCCCACTCCTGCTCAGGCTCCATCTTCTTGTCCCAATGGGAGAAGTTTTTTTACATTCTGGAGACCTTCAACCTTATCCGACACCTCCTCCTCGTGCTGTTCCTAGTCTTCCTAGACTATGCTGTCTTCTGGGTGCTTGACCTGGCCCGGCACCAGCTGCAGGGGGAGATTGTGGCCCGCAGTGAGTGCCTACACGACAGCCTCCTCCCACTCACCCACTGCAGCCCCATCGACCTGCTCCTGCATCTCCCTGCCTGGTCCCAAGCCTTCTCCTCTTCCCATCCTCAGTCCTGGTGACTGCCTGAATGTCCCCATGTCACTGTTACTCAGCAGCCCCCAAGTGGGCCACTCTTTCAACTCTATCCTCTGCCTAGTAACACCTGTGTCTAGGTCAAGGTTATAGCATACAGAGTAGTTTAAAATGCAAGCTCTAGAGTCAGATTGGCcgggattcaaatcccagctctgtccttTATTAGGTGGTGACTTTAGTAGtaggcaagttttttttttttttttttttttttttgagacggagtctcgctctgtcgcccaggctggagtgcagtgtcctggtctcagctcactgcaagctccgcctcccgggttcacgccattctcctgcctcagcctcctgagtagatgggaccacaggcgcccgccagctcgcccggctagttttttgtatttttttttttttttttttttttttttgagacggagtctcgctctgtcgcccaggctggagtgcggtggccggatctcagctcactgcaagctccgcctcccgggttcacgccattctcctgcctcagcctcccgagtagctgggactataggcgcccgccacctcgcccggctagttttttgtatttttttagtagagacggggtttcaccgtgttagccaggatggtctcgatctcctgacctcgtgatccgcccgtctcggcctcccaaagtgctgggattacaggcttgagccaccccgcccggccctaTTAgtaggcaagttgcttaacctcttcAGCTgcagtttcctcttttttttttttttttttttttgagacagaatctcgttctgtcaccaggctggagtgcagtggcaccatctcggctcactgcaacctcccaggtttaagcgattctcctgcctcagccttgtgagtagctgggactacaggcacatgccaccatgcccagcttagttttgtatttttagtagagatggggtttcaccatattggccaggatggtgtcgatctcttgacctcatgatctgcctgccttggcctcccaaagtgctgggattacaggtgtgagccaccatgctcggcatttttttttttgagatggagtctcactcactctgtcacccaggctggagtacagtggtgcaatcttggctcacttcaacctccgcctcccgggttcaagcaattctcctgtctcagcctcccaagtagcggggactacaggcacatgccaccatgtccagttgtgtttttagtcgagatggggtttcaccatattgctcaggctggtctcaaactcctgacctcaggtgatccacccacctcagccttccaaagtgttgggattacaggcgtgagccactgtgctagcccagtttcctcatctgaacaGTGGAATAATAATGGTAGCAACCTCTCTGGGTCACTGTAAGGAGTAAATTAGATTATGTGTGTTGGGGCCAGGtgggtgcctcatgcctgtaatcctagcacaaaaaaagaggaaactgaagctgaagaggttaagcaacttgcctagcaacaagagtgaaactaagtctaaaaaataataagaagaaaaaaataagataaattaagTGTGTCAAGTGCCTGGTAAGCCATTAACTGAGAGTGTgagccagctgcggtggctcatgcctgtaatcctagcactttgggaggctgaggaagacagatcgcctaaggtcaggagttcaagaccagcatggccaacatggtgaaaccttgtctctactaaaaatacaaaataatgagccaggcgtggtggtgggcgcctgtaatcccagctactcgggaggctgaggctcaagaatcacttgaacctaggaggcggaggctgcagtgagctgagatcacgccactgcactccagcctgggttacagaatgataccctgtctcaaaaaaaagaaaaaaaaaaagtaaaaaactcgcaaaaaacaaaaaccaaaccccCAAACCAAACAATAAAGCACTTGGTTAAGTGTCTGCTACACAGTCAGTGCTcagtcaataaatgtttctggGGGCCtgacttggtggctcacacctgtaatcctagcactttgggaggctaaggcaggcagattgcttgagctcaggagttcaagaccagcctggtcagcatggtgaaaccctgtctctctaaaaaaaaaaaaaaaaaagaaaaattagccaggcatggtggcacgtgcctatagtcccagctacttgggaggctgaggcaggaaaatcacttgaacctgggaggttgaggctacagtgagccaagatcgcaccactgcactccagcctgggtgacaaagtgaaaccctgtctcaaaaaataaatttaataaataaataaataaatgcttctgGGTGGTCATGGAGGCCAGGGGGGTGGACTCACTGACCATTAAGGTCGTCTTAGATGTGGTGGCTTGGATAGGAAGACCAGACACCAGTACCACCTAGCTGGACCATGGGGCCAGTCCTAGGAGCCAGAACTGAGGTCAGGCGCCAGGGCACCATGAGGGTGCCTGAGGCATCAGAGGCCCCCAGCCGAGGGTCTGAGTCATCCTATGACCTGCGCTGCTCCACTTTCCTCATTCCAGAAGGTGTGGGCTTTTCTGCATAGCAACTGCCATGAGTGTCACTCACACAGTGTCTTTGTGCCAGGTCCTGTGTTGGTGTCTATAACCGTGGAAGGGACTGGCTATGCTGGGAATATTTATCGTGACCTGGTGTCAGCATTTGATGTCCTGCAGCAAGGCAACATCAGTATTTTGTCCCGGCGTTGTCTCCTTCGTCCCTCGGAGCCGGACAGCACTGGCTACATAGTCATTGGTATCAACCACACCCTGAGGGCCCTGGGGGAGTGGACACCATGCAGGAAATGAGGGGTGCAGACTGCTGAGGGTGTGGGGGGCATCAGGGGTGGGCTGACACCTGTGCCTGCTGGTGAGGCTGACTGGCTGCTGTGCTCCCAGGCGTCATGTATGGCCTATGCTTCTTCGTCACCCTGTTTGGCAGCTATGTCAGCCGGCTGCGGCGAGTCATCTGTGCCTCCTACTACCCATCCCGGGAGCAGGTGAGGGGTCCAGGGCTGGGAGCTgggccctgccccctccccagggGGCTTAGCTAGTGGCTGGCTGTTTTGGCTCTGGGAGCTGAATTCCTTCAGCAGCTCCAGCCCTCTCTCCTCTGGTTGAACTCCAAAGCAAATGACCTGGACTGCAGACTTCTGGACCCAAGATGGGGCTGGGAGAAATGGTGCCTCTGGAGTGGGGCTTCCTGAGACAGCATTTACCTCCAAAGTTTTGTTAAAATCACAGGGGTGTTGGGGGGGTGGGGAATGAGAGATGGGGGAGAGTTGGAGAGTGGAGctggtgccatggctcacacccgtaatcccagcactttggaaggccgaggcaggaagactggTTGAGGCAAGGAGTTAGAGACCgtttgggcaacaaagtgagcctctgtctctattaaaaaaaaaaaaaagaaaaggaaaaaaaacccgccaggcatggtggtgtgtgcctatagtcccagctactagggaggatcgcttgagcccaggagttcaaggctataatgagctatgattgcaccactgcactccagcctggcaatggagtgagaccctgtctcagcaaaacaaaacaaaaaccatggtGGGGGCAGTGTTGGCATGTTGAGGTATAATTAAAAACTCACCAtcggggccaggcacggtggctcacgcctgtaatcccagcactttaggaggctgaggcgggcagatcacaaggtcaagagatggagaccatcctggtcaacatggtgaaaccctgtctctacta
Protein-coding sequences here:
- the LOC105497992 gene encoding DC-STAMP domain-containing protein 2 isoform X6, coding for MDGVKHVARALRNVWQWLLHIGDVCNSELGNPYLKCARVFDDAKDSCMMVIPQAYHLCYVLMPFKLALCGLASRFEQMWRPIGKSKRGPVRRGLQRWGAGLAVFLLRTLSRLHSSVVQVFCVIPKYIQPFLRQTIGTPVIQLLNRVRQEFEFNMTATHHFSVDLNASRSLSQVAMDLREAVSMKLHRVREALALMGFTTPLLLVLLYLQALFYRYCYLNWDHYDNIYITSQFLRMEAVRSAAGLPTVLPLSAHEARRYIPPGSIFLSQWEKFFYILETFNLIRHLLLVLFLVFLDYAVFWVLDLARHQLQGEIVARSPVLVSITVEGTGYAGNIYRDLVSAFDVLQQGNISILSRRCLLRPSEPDSTGYIVIGVMYGLCFFVTLFGSYVSRLRRVICASYYPSREQERISYLYNILLSRRTNLLAALHRSVRRRAADQGHRSAFLVLASRCPCLGPFVSHFWLHQAYCLGCGQPQDEGDMENIVSCSTPGCQGLYCLTCFRLLDNTCSVCASPLSYQGDLDLELDSSDEEGPQLWLAAAQWKDPEQAWLLQQPLQEVLGRSLSVESTSESSDLDEEKGPQQRKHGQQPLPEAHQPISILTSPEPHRPPETSSAPKAAPTPASEPSVPLAPPSPPDPSHLPHK
- the LOC105497992 gene encoding DC-STAMP domain-containing protein 2 isoform X4, encoding MHAYGTCCMPAPWQGRTLLLVAAFGLVLQGPCANTLRNFTRASEAVACGAELALNQTAEVLQRAKQPLVSALNKIKAIAQKTKEVADQVRKFFRSIMDGVKHVARALRNVWQWLLHIGDVCNSELGNPYLKCARVFDDAKDSCMMVIPQAYHLCYVLMPFKLALCGLASRFEQMWRPIGKSKRGPVRRGLQRWGAGLAVFLLRTLSRLHSSVVQVFCVIPKYIQPFLRQTIGTPVIQLLNRVRQEFEFNMTATHHFSVDLNASRSLSQVAMDLREAVSMKLHRVREALALMGFTTPLLLVLLYLQALFYRYCYLNWDHYDNIYITSQFLRMEAVRSAAGLPTVLPLSAHEARRYIPPGSIFLSQWEKFFYILETFNLIRHLLLVLFLVFLDYAVFWVLDLARHQLQGEIVARSPVLVSITVEGTGYAGNIYRDLVSAFDVLQQGNISILSRRCLLRPSEPDSTGYIVIGVMYGLCFFVTLFGSYVSRLRRVICASYYPSREQERISYLYNILLSRRTNLLAALHRSVRRRAADQGHRSAFLVLASRCPCLGPFVSHFWLHQAYCLGCGQPQDEGDMENIVSCSTPGCQGLYCLTCFRLLDNTCSVCASPLSYQGDLDLELDSSDEEGPQLWLAAAQWKDPEQAWLLQQPLQEVLGRSLSVESTSESSDLDEEKGPQQRKHGQQPLPEAHQPISILTSPEPHRPPETSSAPKAAPTPASEPSVPLAPPSPPDPSHLPHK
- the LOC105497992 gene encoding DC-STAMP domain-containing protein 2 isoform X5, coding for MPKVMKDVVHPLRGEEPSMARAVVRSVGGFTLGLSLATAYGLLELLVEGHSPWGCLVGTLTLAAFLSLGMGFSRQVRATVLLLLPQAFSRQGRTLLLVAAFGLVLQGPCANTLRNFTRASEAVACGAELALNQTAEVLQRAKQPLVSALNKIKAIAQKTKEVADQVRKFFRSIMDGVKHVARALRNVWQWLLHIGDVCNSELGNPYLKCARVFDDAKDSCMMVIPQAYHLCYVLMPFKLALCGLASRFEQMWRPIGKSKRGPVRRGLQRWGAGLAVFLLRTLSRLHSSVVQVFCVIPKYIQPFLRQTIGTPVIQLLNRVRQEFEFNMTATHHFSVDLNASRSLSQVAMDLREAVSMKLHRVREALALMGFTTPLLLVLLYLQALFYRYCYLNWDHYDNIYITSQFLRMEAVRSAAGLPTVLPLSAHEARRYIPPGSIFLSQWEKFFYILETFNLIRHLLLVLFLVFLDYAVFWVLDLARHQLQGEIVARSPVLVSITVEGTGYAGNIYRDLVSAFDVLQQGNISILSRRCLLRPSEPDSTGYIVIGVMYGLCFFVTLFGSYVSRLRRVICASYYPSREQERISYLYNILLSRRTNLLAALHRSVRRRAADQGHRSAFLVLASRCPCLGPFVSHFWLHQAYCLGCGQPQDEGDMENIVSCSTPGCQGGPRPGAGLQR